Proteins encoded together in one Paracoccus sp. SMMA_5_TC window:
- a CDS encoding GNAT family N-acetyltransferase codes for MSEPSIHVRHEDNGTSGRYVASLPGHSDQAELTWHNGGPGVIVADHTYAPPSMRGTGVAAAMMRQLVADARQRGVRILPTCSYVRVQLARHPEWADLQADTQG; via the coding sequence ATGAGCGAACCCAGCATCCATGTCCGGCACGAGGATAACGGCACCTCGGGCCGCTATGTCGCATCCCTGCCGGGCCATTCCGATCAGGCCGAACTGACCTGGCACAACGGCGGTCCAGGTGTGATCGTGGCCGATCACACCTATGCACCCCCATCGATGCGCGGCACCGGGGTCGCGGCGGCGATGATGCGCCAGCTTGTCGCCGACGCGCGCCAGCGGGGGGTGCGCATCCTGCCGACCTGTTCATATGTGCGCGTACAGCTGGCGCGCCACCCGGAATGGGCGGACCTTCAGGCCGACACCCAGGGTTAG
- a CDS encoding ureidoglycolate lyase gives MKLLRYGDPGQERPGLLDDQGRIRDLSAHVADLADEVLSPQGLAALAALPVDSLPLVSGQPRLGPCVGNMRKFIAIGLNYADHAAEAGLPVPAEPIVFSKFSSCLSGPDDDVILPPGSVKTDWEVELGVVIGSRASRVPQARALDHVAGYCVVNDISEREWQAERGGTWDKGKGFDSFGPVGPWLVTRDEIPDPQALDLWLEIDGHRYQQGSTARMIFDVAHLVHYCSQIMTLMPGDIITTGTPPGVGMGQKPPVFLRGGEVMRLGITGLGEQCQKVRRAD, from the coding sequence ATGAAGCTGTTGCGCTATGGCGACCCAGGGCAGGAACGCCCCGGCCTGCTGGACGATCAGGGCCGCATCCGCGATCTGTCGGCCCATGTGGCCGACCTGGCCGACGAGGTGCTGTCGCCGCAGGGGCTGGCGGCGCTGGCGGCCCTGCCCGTGGACAGCCTGCCCCTGGTCTCGGGCCAGCCGCGGCTGGGCCCCTGCGTGGGCAACATGCGCAAGTTCATCGCCATCGGCCTGAATTACGCCGATCACGCGGCCGAGGCCGGCCTGCCGGTCCCCGCCGAACCCATCGTGTTCAGCAAGTTCAGCAGCTGCCTGTCCGGTCCCGACGACGACGTGATCCTGCCGCCGGGTTCGGTCAAGACCGATTGGGAGGTCGAGCTGGGCGTGGTCATCGGCAGCCGCGCCAGCCGGGTGCCGCAGGCGCGCGCCCTTGACCATGTCGCCGGCTATTGCGTGGTCAACGACATTTCCGAACGCGAGTGGCAGGCCGAACGCGGCGGCACCTGGGACAAGGGCAAGGGCTTCGACAGCTTCGGCCCGGTCGGCCCCTGGCTGGTCACCCGCGATGAAATCCCCGATCCGCAGGCGCTGGACCTGTGGCTGGAGATCGATGGCCACCGCTATCAGCAGGGCAGCACCGCGCGGATGATCTTCGATGTGGCGCATCTGGTGCATTACTGTTCCCAGATCATGACGCTGATGCCGGGCGACATCATTACCACCGGCACGCCCCCCGGCGTCGGCATGGGCCAGAAGCCGCCGGTGTTCCTGCGCGGCGGCGAGGTGATGCGGCTGGGCATCACCGGGCTGGGCGAACAGTGCCAGAAGGTGCGGCGGGCCGATTAG
- a CDS encoding GntR family transcriptional regulator has translation MTAAVAPLVAPSLTQGTGPLPYAAQLQARLRQRIVTGELPPGTRLSEQEIADQYALSRQPVREAFIRLAGHGLLEVRPQRGTFVTRIDMEWVLGTRFIRESVEADIVRLAARVASPADLQALRGQLAQQARESDPTRLTQLDEEFHASLAAIAGKSLVWEHLQQMKVHLDRARHLLAAMTPHDIMLAQHRAIVEAIASGDPAAAESAIRLHLRRVLHDLAGLARLSPEHFTNTESLDSVLTTLA, from the coding sequence ATGACCGCCGCCGTCGCGCCGCTTGTCGCGCCCAGCCTGACCCAGGGGACCGGCCCCCTGCCCTATGCCGCACAGCTTCAGGCGCGGTTGCGCCAGCGCATCGTGACCGGCGAACTGCCGCCCGGCACCCGGCTGTCCGAACAGGAAATCGCCGACCAATACGCGCTGTCGCGCCAGCCAGTGCGCGAGGCCTTCATCCGCCTGGCCGGCCACGGCCTGCTCGAGGTGCGCCCCCAGCGCGGCACCTTCGTCACCCGCATCGACATGGAATGGGTGCTGGGCACCCGCTTCATCCGCGAATCGGTCGAGGCCGACATCGTCCGCCTGGCCGCCCGCGTCGCCAGTCCGGCCGATCTTCAGGCCCTGCGCGGCCAGCTGGCGCAGCAGGCCCGGGAAAGCGATCCCACCCGCCTGACGCAGCTTGACGAGGAATTTCACGCCAGCCTGGCCGCCATCGCCGGCAAGTCGCTGGTCTGGGAACATCTGCAACAGATGAAGGTGCATCTGGACCGCGCCCGCCACCTGCTGGCGGCGATGACGCCGCATGACATCATGCTGGCCCAGCACCGCGCGATTGTCGAGGCGATCGCCAGCGGCGACCCCGCCGCCGCCGAGTCTGCGATCCGCCTGCACCTGCGGCGGGTGCTGCATGACCTGGCCGGCCTCGCGCGGCTGTCGCCCGAACATTTCACCAATACCGAAAGCCTCGACAGCGTTCTGACCACGCTGGCCTGA
- a CDS encoding SDR family oxidoreductase, translating to MQSILITGAGSGLGRVTARRFLQAGWAVGLIGRRADALAETAEGHPGALVLPCDVTDEAAVDAAFARAVEQWGRLDALFNNAGALLVSRLIDDISYAEWRAVAGVNIDGMFLCARAAFRQMRRQNPMGGRIINNGSIAAQVPRPGSVPYTMSKHAVTGLTRTLALDGRAFDIACGQIDIGNAMTDMVQAMTQGVPQADGSTRAEPVMDAAHVAEAVLQMASLPLTANVLNMTIMATNMPFVGRG from the coding sequence ATGCAGAGCATCCTGATCACCGGCGCCGGCAGCGGTCTGGGCCGGGTGACGGCGCGGCGGTTCCTGCAGGCCGGCTGGGCGGTCGGTCTGATCGGCCGGCGCGCCGATGCCCTGGCCGAAACCGCCGAGGGTCATCCCGGCGCGCTGGTGCTGCCCTGCGATGTCACCGACGAGGCGGCGGTGGATGCCGCCTTTGCCCGTGCGGTGGAACAATGGGGGCGGCTGGATGCGCTGTTCAACAACGCTGGTGCGCTGCTGGTGTCGCGGCTGATCGACGACATTTCCTATGCCGAGTGGCGCGCGGTCGCCGGGGTGAACATCGATGGCATGTTCCTGTGCGCCCGTGCCGCCTTTCGCCAGATGCGCCGCCAGAACCCCATGGGCGGGCGCATCATCAACAACGGCTCGATCGCGGCGCAGGTGCCGCGGCCGGGTTCGGTGCCCTATACCATGTCGAAACATGCGGTCACCGGCCTGACGCGCACGCTGGCCCTGGACGGGCGCGCCTTTGACATCGCCTGCGGGCAGATCGACATCGGCAATGCCATGACCGACATGGTCCAGGCGATGACCCAGGGCGTGCCGCAGGCCGATGGCAGCACCCGGGCCGAGCCGGTGATGGATGCCGCCCATGTCGCCGAGGCGGTGTTGCAGATGGCCAGCCTGCCGCTGACGGCCAATGTGCTGAACATGACGATCATGGCCACGAACATGCCCTTTGTCGGGCGCGGATAG
- a CDS encoding peroxiredoxin, whose protein sequence is MSLRINDTAPDFTADSTEGKIRFHDWIGDSYAILFSHPRDFTPVCTTEFGAVAQLAPEFEKRNTKVLGVSVDSVDDHVKWKQDIEKVAGTPANFAIIDDSDLTVAKAYDMLPADYYLPSEGRTPQDSATVRTVFIIGPDKKVRLTMTYPMSVGRNFAEILRALDAVRKTDGVPLATPANWVPGQDVIVALALDDAQAEAKYGQLDKKLPYLRYAKDPA, encoded by the coding sequence ATGTCCCTGCGCATCAACGATACCGCCCCCGATTTCACCGCCGATTCGACCGAGGGCAAGATCCGTTTCCATGACTGGATCGGCGACAGCTATGCCATCCTGTTTTCGCATCCGCGCGATTTCACGCCGGTCTGCACCACCGAATTCGGCGCCGTGGCGCAGCTGGCGCCCGAGTTCGAAAAGCGCAATACCAAGGTTCTGGGTGTGTCGGTCGATTCCGTCGACGACCATGTGAAATGGAAACAGGACATCGAGAAGGTTGCCGGCACCCCGGCCAATTTCGCCATCATCGACGACAGCGACCTGACCGTGGCCAAGGCCTATGACATGCTGCCGGCCGACTATTACCTGCCCAGCGAAGGCCGCACGCCTCAAGATTCGGCCACGGTGCGCACGGTGTTCATCATCGGCCCCGACAAGAAGGTGCGGCTGACCATGACCTATCCGATGTCGGTCGGGCGCAATTTCGCCGAAATCCTGCGGGCGCTGGATGCGGTGCGCAAGACCGACGGCGTGCCGCTGGCCACGCCCGCGAACTGGGTGCCGGGCCAGGATGTGATCGTGGCGCTGGCGCTGGACGATGCCCAGGCCGAGGCGAAATACGGACAGCTGGACAAGAAACTGCCCTATCTGCGCTATGCCAAGGATCCGGCCTGA
- a CDS encoding LrgB family protein, producing the protein MSNAALIWSYLSEGPLLWLTATLIAYWLGDTFFRRMNRQSWANPVLSAVLVLALILWLTETSYQTYFEGAQFVHFMLGPATVALGMPLYDNLHRVRRAALPLLAALLAGSITAVVSVLAIARGFGLSDVMLASLAPKSTTAPVAIGIAERLGGEPTITAVLVLLTGIFGAIIATPLLNALGIRDWRARGFSLGVAAHGIGTARAFQVNETAGAFAGIGMGLNAVLTSIIAPLALRLFQ; encoded by the coding sequence ATGAGCAACGCCGCCCTGATCTGGAGCTATCTTTCCGAAGGCCCGTTGCTGTGGCTGACGGCGACCCTGATCGCCTATTGGCTGGGCGACACCTTCTTTCGCCGCATGAACCGGCAAAGCTGGGCCAACCCGGTGCTGAGCGCGGTGCTGGTCCTGGCGCTGATCCTGTGGCTGACCGAGACCAGCTATCAGACCTATTTCGAGGGTGCGCAATTCGTGCATTTCATGCTGGGCCCTGCGACCGTGGCCTTGGGGATGCCGCTATACGACAATCTGCACCGGGTGCGCCGGGCGGCCTTGCCGCTGCTGGCGGCGCTGCTGGCGGGATCGATAACGGCGGTGGTTTCGGTGCTGGCGATTGCCCGCGGCTTCGGCCTGTCCGATGTGATGCTGGCCAGCCTGGCGCCCAAATCCACCACTGCCCCGGTCGCCATCGGCATTGCCGAACGCCTGGGCGGCGAACCGACGATCACCGCGGTCCTGGTGCTGCTGACCGGCATCTTCGGCGCCATCATCGCCACGCCGCTGCTGAATGCCCTGGGCATCCGCGACTGGCGGGCGCGCGGCTTTTCGCTGGGGGTTGCGGCGCATGGCATCGGCACTGCGCGCGCCTTTCAGGTGAACGAAACCGCAGGCGCCTTTGCCGGCATCGGCATGGGGCTGAACGCGGTGCTGACCTCGATCATCGCACCCCTGGCCTTGCGGCTGTTCCAGTGA
- a CDS encoding glycosyltransferase family 2 protein, which translates to MILPISAFIICQNEERVIENCIRSVAFCAEIVVVDSGSTDGTLAILERLRAEGLPLKILQEPWRGFGAQKQFALDQCSQEWCLSIDSDERVSPRLAAIFPSLLQDPAVNGWKITRYDYLNGYGYVPPSSHERYHNRLFRRGTGRFNTTDLVHEGIEIDGQVRKARPGGLLHFSPIVLNDQMLKENRYSTLKAQMKAQRGMPPRPWKMLFSPPIFFLRWYLAHGMWRCGWPGLIHCAKGAIYSFLTEAKRYENAAMQRVPPVEPVEVDRY; encoded by the coding sequence ATGATCCTTCCCATTTCCGCCTTCATCATCTGCCAGAACGAAGAACGGGTGATCGAAAACTGCATCCGCAGCGTCGCGTTCTGTGCGGAAATCGTGGTGGTGGATTCGGGTTCCACCGACGGCACGCTGGCGATCCTGGAACGGCTGCGGGCCGAGGGGTTGCCGCTGAAGATCCTGCAAGAGCCCTGGCGCGGCTTTGGCGCGCAAAAGCAGTTCGCGCTGGATCAGTGCAGCCAGGAATGGTGCCTCAGCATCGACAGCGACGAACGGGTCAGCCCGCGGCTGGCGGCGATCTTTCCCTCGCTGTTGCAGGATCCGGCGGTGAATGGCTGGAAGATCACCCGCTATGACTATCTGAACGGCTATGGTTATGTGCCGCCTTCGTCGCATGAACGCTATCATAACCGGCTGTTCCGACGCGGCACGGGCCGATTCAACACCACCGACCTGGTTCATGAGGGAATCGAGATCGACGGGCAGGTGCGCAAGGCCCGCCCCGGAGGGCTGCTGCATTTCAGCCCCATCGTGCTGAACGATCAGATGCTCAAGGAAAATCGCTACTCGACGCTGAAGGCGCAGATGAAGGCACAGCGCGGCATGCCGCCGCGGCCGTGGAAGATGCTGTTCAGCCCGCCGATCTTCTTTCTGCGCTGGTATCTGGCGCATGGCATGTGGCGCTGCGGCTGGCCGGGGCTGATCCATTGCGCCAAGGGCGCGATCTATTCCTTCCTGACCGAGGCCAAGCGCTATGAAAACGCCGCCATGCAGCGCGTGCCGCCGGTCGAGCCGGTCGAGGTTGATCGCTACTGA
- a CDS encoding aldehyde dehydrogenase family protein: protein MSQIADKRKFYIDGAWVDPRAPRDLEVIDPSTEEPVAVISLGDQADTDAAVAAAKAAFPAWAATPPAERLAHVERILQIYRRRAADIAAAITAEMGAPQDMALADQAESGAYHIETFIDCFRDFEFLRPLGPHAPDSMVAWEPVGVVGLITPWNWPMNQVTLKVIPALLAGDTVVLKPSEIAPLSSIVFSEIIDEAGLPRGVYNMVNGDGQGVGTQLSTHPDVDMISFTGSTRAGIAITKAAADTVKKVALELGGKGANLIFADADANAVKRGARHCFYNSGQSCNAPTRMLVERSFYDIAVEQARKVAEETQVASAHQPGRHIGPVVSKQQWDKIQDLIQKGIDEGARLVAGGPGLPEGVNRGYFVRPTVFADVSNDMTIARQEIFGPVLSIIPFDTEEEAVRIANDTIYGLTNYVQSQDGARRNRLARQLRAGMVEMNGARRGRGSAFGGVKASGRAREGGIWGLEEFMDSKQISGWDTAATGQAD, encoded by the coding sequence ATGAGCCAGATTGCAGACAAGCGGAAATTCTATATCGACGGCGCCTGGGTCGATCCGCGCGCGCCGCGCGATCTCGAGGTGATCGACCCTTCGACCGAAGAGCCGGTGGCGGTGATCAGCCTGGGCGACCAGGCCGATACCGATGCGGCGGTGGCCGCAGCCAAGGCGGCCTTTCCGGCCTGGGCCGCAACCCCGCCAGCCGAGCGCCTGGCCCATGTCGAGCGTATCCTGCAGATCTATCGCCGCCGCGCGGCGGATATCGCGGCGGCGATCACCGCCGAGATGGGCGCGCCGCAGGACATGGCCCTGGCCGATCAGGCCGAATCCGGCGCCTATCACATCGAAACCTTCATCGACTGCTTCCGCGATTTCGAGTTCCTGCGCCCGCTGGGGCCGCATGCGCCCGATTCCATGGTGGCCTGGGAACCGGTGGGCGTGGTCGGTCTGATCACCCCTTGGAACTGGCCGATGAACCAGGTGACGCTGAAGGTGATCCCGGCATTGCTGGCCGGCGACACCGTGGTGCTGAAACCCAGCGAGATCGCGCCGCTGAGTTCCATCGTGTTCAGCGAGATCATCGACGAGGCCGGCCTGCCGCGCGGCGTCTACAACATGGTGAATGGTGACGGGCAGGGCGTGGGCACGCAGCTGTCCACCCATCCCGACGTCGACATGATCAGCTTTACCGGCTCGACCCGGGCCGGCATCGCCATCACCAAGGCCGCCGCCGACACGGTCAAGAAGGTGGCGCTGGAACTGGGCGGCAAGGGCGCGAACCTGATCTTTGCCGATGCCGATGCCAATGCGGTCAAGCGCGGGGCCCGGCACTGTTTTTACAACAGCGGCCAATCCTGCAACGCGCCGACCCGGATGCTGGTCGAGCGTTCGTTCTACGACATCGCGGTGGAACAGGCCCGCAAGGTGGCCGAGGAAACCCAGGTCGCCAGTGCCCATCAGCCCGGCCGGCACATCGGTCCGGTGGTCAGCAAGCAGCAATGGGACAAGATCCAGGATCTGATCCAGAAGGGCATCGACGAGGGCGCCCGCCTGGTCGCGGGCGGCCCCGGCTTGCCCGAAGGGGTCAACCGCGGGTATTTCGTGCGCCCCACCGTTTTCGCCGATGTCAGCAACGACATGACCATCGCGCGGCAGGAAATCTTTGGCCCGGTGCTGTCGATCATCCCCTTCGACACCGAGGAAGAGGCGGTGCGCATCGCCAATGACACCATCTACGGGCTGACCAACTATGTCCAAAGCCAGGATGGCGCCCGGCGCAACCGGCTGGCGCGGCAGCTGCGCGCCGGCATGGTGGAAATGAACGGTGCCCGGCGCGGGCGCGGCTCGGCCTTCGGCGGGGTCAAGGCCTCGGGGCGGGCGCGCGAAGGCGGCATCTGGGGGCTCGAGGAGTTCATGGACAGCAAGCAGATCAGCGGCTGGGATACCGCAGCCACCGGACAGGCGGATTGA
- a CDS encoding CidA/LrgA family protein produces MIPALAIILILQLAGETITRALDLPLPGPVLGLMLLVACCSLRPALAEMLRPVVSGILGNLSLFFVPAGVGVIAHLGEFRSDGLGIAVALGLSTALAIAVGALVFVTMVRWLGDKEE; encoded by the coding sequence ATGATTCCTGCCCTGGCCATCATCCTGATACTGCAGCTTGCAGGGGAAACGATCACCCGCGCGCTGGACCTGCCCTTGCCGGGGCCGGTGCTGGGCCTGATGCTGCTGGTAGCGTGTTGCAGTCTGCGCCCGGCCCTGGCCGAAATGCTGCGGCCGGTGGTCAGCGGCATCCTTGGCAACCTGTCGCTGTTCTTCGTGCCGGCGGGTGTCGGCGTCATTGCGCATCTGGGCGAGTTCCGCAGCGACGGGCTGGGCATCGCGGTGGCGCTGGGGCTGTCCACTGCGCTGGCCATTGCAGTGGGCGCGCTGGTCTTTGTCACCATGGTGCGCTGGCTGGGGGACAAGGAGGAATGA
- a CDS encoding DUF6280 family protein, which produces MRDFVDGSAFNFEQGQRARKLFAAVVLAALDDAIADDKKYGNGPDQIARWARSRDGREVLSCAGIDPNERVVKGLMEFVAKGVRTSVALSREESERRHAAEEADAA; this is translated from the coding sequence ATGCGCGATTTCGTGGATGGCTCGGCTTTCAATTTCGAACAGGGGCAACGCGCCCGCAAGCTGTTTGCGGCGGTTGTGCTGGCCGCGCTGGACGATGCGATCGCCGATGACAAGAAATATGGCAACGGCCCCGATCAGATCGCCCGCTGGGCACGCTCGCGCGACGGGCGCGAGGTTTTGTCCTGCGCCGGGATCGATCCGAATGAACGCGTGGTCAAGGGGCTGATGGAATTCGTGGCCAAAGGGGTGCGCACCTCGGTCGCGCTGTCGCGCGAGGAAAGCGAACGTCGCCATGCCGCCGAAGAGGCGGACGCCGCCTGA
- the efp gene encoding elongation factor P — MAKISGNEIKPGFVLEHDGGLWAAVKVNHVKPGKGGAFAQVEMKNLRDGRKLNERFRSEDKVEQVHLETKDQQFLYETDGKLVFMDSETFEQTELDAELLGERRPFLQDGMTAAVEYHGDEALSVRIPQKVVCRVAETEPVLNGQTAAKSFKPAILDNGVRVMIPPFVGVDEAIVVNTETGEYSERA; from the coding sequence ATGGCCAAGATCAGCGGCAATGAAATCAAGCCCGGCTTCGTGCTGGAACACGACGGCGGCCTGTGGGCGGCGGTCAAGGTCAACCACGTCAAGCCCGGCAAGGGCGGCGCCTTCGCCCAGGTCGAGATGAAGAACCTGCGCGACGGGCGCAAGCTGAATGAACGCTTCCGCAGCGAGGACAAGGTCGAACAGGTTCATCTGGAAACCAAGGATCAGCAATTCCTGTATGAAACCGACGGCAAGCTGGTATTCATGGACAGCGAGACATTCGAGCAGACCGAACTTGACGCCGAACTTCTGGGCGAGCGTCGGCCATTCCTGCAGGACGGCATGACCGCCGCTGTCGAATATCATGGCGACGAGGCCCTGTCGGTGCGCATCCCGCAAAAGGTCGTCTGCCGTGTCGCCGAGACCGAGCCGGTGCTGAACGGCCAGACCGCCGCCAAGAGCTTCAAGCCCGCGATCCTGGACAATGGCGTGCGCGTGATGATCCCGCCCTTTGTCGGCGTGGACGAGGCGATCGTCGTCAATACCGAAACCGGGGAATATTCGGAACGCGCCTGA